The Phycisphaerae bacterium genomic sequence GACAGTATGGAATCTCGCGGGCCACCATCCGCGAAGGGATCGCCAGCCTCGTCCAGGAGGGAATCCTGACCCGCCGCCGGGGCGCCGGCACGTTCGTGGCCAGCCTGACCCCCGAGAACGGCAGCAA encodes the following:
- a CDS encoding GntR family transcriptional regulator, whose product is MPEKRVQIRSIILTALNQGELAVGSRLPTEHELARQYGISRATIREGIASLVQEGILTRRRGAGTFVASLTPENGS